From one Chryseobacterium sp. 3008163 genomic stretch:
- a CDS encoding DUF5694 domain-containing protein: protein MKTLLYTFLLCLSTVISAQKKPSEYFTNQKTKVLVVGSFHFDYPNLDAHKTEKSDQVDVLSPKTAKEVTELINYIKKFKPTKIAIEAWPNWNANQKLKEYKEGKHTNQRDERFQIAMRIAKELNLNELYSIDANSVLDDLGEKFGKKDSLYFKNLGADYDFLSDDIISKQYNNFFKNTERKNFQSILDLFKFMNSKEYHQYEYGAYLSGDFKLREHDGADMLALYWYDRNLRMFRNIQNIPHTSEDRILVVAGNGHASVLRQLFTSSPEFDYIEFDSLK, encoded by the coding sequence ATGAAAACATTATTGTATACTTTTTTACTTTGTTTGTCAACAGTCATTTCTGCACAGAAAAAACCTTCGGAATATTTTACAAATCAAAAAACTAAAGTTTTGGTTGTTGGTTCATTCCATTTTGATTATCCTAATCTTGATGCTCATAAAACCGAAAAAAGCGATCAGGTAGATGTTTTATCGCCAAAAACAGCAAAAGAAGTCACTGAACTTATTAATTATATTAAAAAATTTAAACCTACAAAAATCGCGATCGAAGCATGGCCAAACTGGAATGCCAATCAAAAATTAAAAGAATACAAAGAAGGCAAACACACGAATCAAAGAGATGAACGTTTTCAAATTGCAATGCGAATTGCAAAAGAGCTTAATTTGAATGAATTATATAGCATTGATGCCAATTCTGTTTTAGATGATCTTGGAGAAAAATTTGGAAAGAAAGACTCTCTATATTTTAAAAATTTAGGTGCGGATTATGATTTTTTAAGCGATGATATTATTTCAAAACAGTATAACAATTTTTTTAAAAATACGGAACGAAAAAACTTCCAATCAATTCTAGATCTTTTCAAATTCATGAACAGCAAAGAATATCATCAGTATGAATACGGTGCTTATCTAAGTGGAGATTTTAAACTAAGAGAACATGATGGTGCAGATATGTTAGCTTTATATTGGTACGACAGAAACCTGAGAATGTTCCGAAATATTCAGAATATTCCACATACTTCAGAAGACAGAATATTGGTGGTTGCAGGAAATGGTCACGCTTCAGTTTTAAGACAGCTATTTACCTCATCTCCAGAGTTTGATTATATAGAATTTGATTCATTAAAATAA
- a CDS encoding aconitate hydratase: MTFDIDMIKKVYERYPERIAAARQITGKPLTLSEKILYTHLWEGNATKEHERGNSYVDFAPDRVAMQDATAQMALLQFMQAGKPKVAVPSTAHADHLIQARVGAESDLQEGINKNSEVFNFLGSVCDKYGIGFWKPGAGIIHQVVLENYAFPGGMMIGTDSHTVNAGGLGMVAIGVGGADAVDVMAGMAWELKMPKLIGVKLTGKMSGWTSAKDVILKVAGILTVKGGTGCIVEYFGDGAISLSATGKGTICNMGAEIGATTSTFGYDDSMRRYLASTGRQDVVDAADKVAEHLTGDAEVYANPEQYFDQVIEINLSELAPHLNGPFTPDLATPVSEFKAKAEANGWPIEVEWALIGSCTNSSYEDLSRAASIVEDAVAKGVKPKAILGINPGSEQVKFTAERDGFLDSFRKFENARIFTNACGPCIGQWDREGADKGEKNSIIHSFNRNFAKRADGNPNTHAFVASPEMVAAIAISGRLDFNPITDTLTAENGEQIKLNEPQGFELPEKGFAVDDNGYQAPSADGSSVEVKVSPTSDRLQLLEEFPAWDGKNITGARVLIKAFGKCTTDHISMAGPWLKYRGHLDNISNNMLIGAVNAYNMETNKVKNQLDGAYGEVPAVQRAYKAAGIPSIVVGDQNYGEGSSREHAAMEPRHLGVKAVLVKSFARIHETNLKKQGMLGLTFADEADYDKIQEDDVVNFLDLDQFAPGKQLTLEFIHTDSTKDIILANHTYNDQQIDWFKAGSALNLIKQQEN; encoded by the coding sequence ATGACTTTCGACATTGACATGATCAAAAAAGTGTACGAACGTTATCCTGAACGTATTGCAGCAGCAAGACAGATTACAGGAAAACCATTAACACTTTCAGAAAAAATTCTTTACACACACTTGTGGGAAGGAAACGCAACAAAAGAACATGAAAGAGGAAATTCTTACGTAGATTTCGCTCCAGACAGAGTTGCCATGCAGGATGCAACAGCTCAGATGGCTCTTTTACAATTTATGCAGGCAGGAAAACCTAAAGTGGCCGTTCCTTCAACTGCTCACGCCGATCACCTGATTCAGGCAAGAGTAGGTGCAGAATCAGATTTACAGGAAGGAATCAATAAGAACTCTGAGGTTTTCAACTTCTTGGGTTCTGTTTGTGATAAATACGGAATCGGTTTCTGGAAACCGGGAGCCGGAATTATCCATCAAGTTGTTTTAGAAAATTACGCATTTCCCGGAGGAATGATGATCGGAACTGACTCTCATACGGTTAACGCAGGAGGTTTAGGAATGGTTGCCATCGGAGTTGGTGGTGCAGATGCTGTAGACGTAATGGCAGGAATGGCTTGGGAGCTTAAAATGCCAAAATTAATCGGTGTAAAATTAACCGGTAAAATGTCTGGCTGGACTTCAGCAAAAGACGTTATCCTAAAAGTTGCCGGAATTCTTACCGTAAAAGGTGGAACCGGATGCATCGTAGAATACTTCGGGGACGGTGCTATTTCTTTATCCGCAACAGGAAAAGGAACTATCTGTAACATGGGAGCCGAAATTGGTGCGACCACTTCTACTTTCGGATACGACGATTCTATGAGAAGATATTTGGCTTCTACCGGAAGACAGGATGTTGTAGACGCTGCCGATAAAGTAGCTGAACACTTAACAGGTGATGCAGAAGTGTATGCAAACCCGGAACAATATTTCGATCAGGTCATTGAAATTAATCTTTCAGAATTAGCTCCTCACTTGAACGGACCATTTACTCCAGATTTGGCAACTCCCGTTTCTGAATTTAAAGCGAAAGCTGAAGCAAACGGATGGCCAATTGAAGTTGAATGGGCATTGATCGGATCTTGTACCAATTCTTCTTATGAAGATTTATCGAGAGCCGCTTCCATTGTTGAAGATGCCGTAGCAAAAGGTGTTAAACCTAAAGCGATTTTAGGAATTAATCCAGGTTCTGAGCAGGTGAAATTTACTGCAGAAAGAGACGGATTTTTAGATTCTTTCAGAAAATTTGAAAACGCAAGAATCTTTACCAATGCTTGCGGACCTTGTATCGGACAATGGGACAGAGAAGGTGCTGATAAAGGCGAGAAAAACTCGATCATTCACTCTTTCAACAGAAACTTCGCAAAAAGAGCAGACGGAAACCCGAACACTCATGCTTTCGTAGCTTCACCAGAAATGGTAGCAGCAATTGCAATTTCAGGAAGATTAGATTTTAACCCAATTACAGATACATTAACCGCTGAAAACGGAGAACAGATCAAATTAAACGAGCCTCAAGGTTTTGAATTACCTGAAAAAGGATTTGCTGTTGATGACAATGGTTATCAAGCACCTTCGGCAGATGGTTCTAGCGTAGAAGTAAAGGTAAGTCCTACTTCTGACAGACTTCAGTTATTGGAAGAATTCCCGGCTTGGGATGGTAAAAACATTACAGGAGCGAGAGTTTTAATTAAAGCTTTTGGAAAATGTACTACGGATCATATTTCTATGGCAGGACCATGGTTGAAATACAGAGGACATTTAGATAATATCTCAAACAACATGTTGATTGGTGCTGTAAATGCGTATAACATGGAAACCAACAAAGTAAAAAACCAGTTAGATGGTGCTTATGGTGAAGTTCCTGCCGTACAAAGAGCTTACAAAGCTGCGGGAATTCCTTCAATTGTTGTGGGAGATCAGAACTACGGTGAAGGTTCTTCAAGAGAGCACGCTGCTATGGAGCCGAGACATCTTGGTGTAAAAGCTGTTTTGGTAAAATCATTTGCAAGAATCCACGAAACGAACCTTAAAAAACAAGGAATGTTGGGATTAACGTTTGCTGATGAAGCAGATTATGATAAAATTCAGGAAGATGACGTGGTTAATTTCTTAGATTTAGATCAGTTTGCTCCGGGAAAACAATTGACTTTAGAATTCATTCATACAGATTCGACGAAAGATATTATTTTGGCAAATCATACGTATAATGATCAACAGATTGATTGGTTTAAGGCAGGTTCTGCTTTGAACTTAATCAAACAACAGGAAAACTAA
- a CDS encoding LytR/AlgR family response regulator transcription factor, translated as MKKIKCIIVDDEPLAVSLLGNYVEKIPFLELVFSSENPIEALEFIQKNEADLVFLDIQMPELTGINFMKIVGDKMKYILTTAYSEYALEGYEHNVVDYLLKPISFDRFNKSVLKAQERFPLEETKEVNHFFVKSSGQQHRINFNEILYVESIKDYVNIKTEAQEYIVLETLKSLENQLPENFIRVHKSFILNLNEIKSLGSKKIILNSGHEVPIGDMYKSNLLEKLK; from the coding sequence ATGAAGAAAATTAAATGCATTATTGTAGACGACGAGCCGCTTGCTGTTTCCCTTCTCGGAAATTATGTAGAGAAAATTCCATTTCTTGAACTTGTTTTCTCTTCAGAAAATCCTATTGAAGCTTTAGAATTTATTCAGAAAAATGAAGCTGATCTTGTGTTTTTAGATATTCAGATGCCGGAGCTGACGGGAATTAATTTCATGAAAATTGTAGGCGATAAAATGAAATACATTCTCACAACTGCGTATTCAGAATATGCTTTGGAAGGCTATGAGCACAATGTGGTTGATTATCTTTTAAAACCGATTTCTTTCGACCGATTCAATAAAAGTGTCCTGAAAGCTCAGGAACGTTTTCCTTTAGAAGAAACAAAAGAAGTGAATCATTTTTTCGTAAAATCTTCAGGTCAACAGCATCGTATTAATTTTAATGAAATTCTATATGTAGAAAGTATCAAAGATTATGTCAACATCAAAACCGAAGCTCAGGAATACATTGTTTTAGAAACTTTAAAATCTCTAGAAAATCAGCTTCCTGAAAATTTTATAAGAGTGCACAAATCTTTTATTTTAAATTTAAATGAAATAAAAAGTTTAGGTTCAAAAAAGATCATTCTCAATTCAGGGCACGAAGTTCCAATCGGAGATATGTACAAATCAAATCTTTTGGAAAAACTGAAATAA
- a CDS encoding outer membrane beta-barrel protein — translation MKKTLLTLSILGSVLGFAQETKDNKETKEKEIKGVVITKTKKAVEQKADRTIFDFSEQPSLNSGSLMEGVKKLPGLVVSDMVGMMYQGKPLDVYMDGRPLNISSNELNAFLEGMPANSVDRIEIITQPGAEFPATSGGAILNIITSKSAKNYLTAVYNGGYRFSSYDKYRSRFNNSIALNSRNKWFGWQVNLGQYYRESLSLSEFDALTRNHSNSLGRTYYMNSAFTFELGKDRLLLNYDINHNNGGADITTDYFLNGTSTSNFGSDSKGLRQEVAATYQKKFEDKNKKLDFKAIYTNSDSEFNQFGDKSLNNSSLFNLYNFRVDYSQPLKILDEGKVSFGGLFDQQNFETKDGNLVNLDYTRQTTSAYLEFQATLKKFDFIAGARAENYDITGITRFYDNKGILNESNLNPFKKFKVFPNASVQYNLMKQLFINLNYNKKISLPSVSLLNPNNNTLTTETLTSTGNPNLQPTIFDNAEIKISAFDYAYIGYNTSWVKNQIVQKVSREGNLIRNEQVQVNSIRTHNFNFGMPIPFMLFTTPFSELMKFNVNPDKMNLLYVYAGYQIQEMPDIKSKGFWVFSLMGQFILPKDIRLQANYNVIPKGGNFYYFQIEKPLNNAFDLTVSKKFMADRLNLSLYARDIFNQNKSVIVANSSGGKVFTSNKFDSRSFGITVNYKIPTKNKLAKEDPNMIKQTTQSENTGGILQQ, via the coding sequence ATGAAGAAAACATTACTTACTCTCTCAATTTTAGGTTCAGTTTTAGGTTTCGCTCAGGAAACGAAAGATAACAAAGAAACCAAGGAAAAAGAAATCAAAGGCGTTGTCATTACCAAAACTAAAAAAGCCGTTGAGCAAAAAGCCGACCGTACTATTTTTGATTTTTCAGAACAGCCAAGCTTAAACTCTGGCTCTTTAATGGAAGGTGTAAAAAAACTTCCAGGTTTGGTGGTATCCGACATGGTAGGAATGATGTATCAAGGGAAACCATTGGATGTTTACATGGATGGAAGACCTTTGAACATTTCAAGTAATGAACTGAATGCTTTTCTGGAAGGAATGCCCGCAAATTCGGTTGACAGAATTGAAATCATCACCCAACCCGGCGCAGAGTTTCCTGCAACTTCTGGAGGTGCTATTTTAAACATTATCACAAGTAAATCTGCTAAAAACTACCTGACTGCAGTTTATAACGGAGGCTACCGTTTTTCGAGCTATGATAAATACAGAAGTAGGTTTAATAATTCAATCGCATTAAATTCAAGAAATAAATGGTTCGGATGGCAGGTCAATCTGGGTCAGTATTACAGAGAAAGTTTATCTCTTTCTGAGTTTGATGCGCTTACCAGAAATCACTCTAATTCTTTGGGAAGAACCTATTATATGAATTCTGCTTTTACTTTTGAGCTTGGAAAAGACAGATTGCTATTGAACTATGACATCAATCACAACAACGGAGGCGCAGATATTACGACTGATTACTTTTTAAATGGTACTTCAACATCTAATTTTGGAAGTGATTCTAAAGGGTTAAGACAAGAAGTTGCTGCTACGTATCAGAAAAAATTTGAGGATAAAAATAAAAAGCTTGATTTTAAAGCAATTTATACCAACAGCGATTCAGAGTTTAATCAATTTGGAGATAAATCATTAAACAACTCTTCTTTATTCAATCTATATAATTTCCGAGTTGATTATTCTCAACCTTTGAAAATTTTAGATGAAGGAAAGGTAAGTTTCGGAGGTTTATTTGACCAGCAAAATTTTGAAACGAAAGATGGAAATTTGGTGAATCTCGATTACACAAGACAGACTACTTCTGCGTACTTAGAATTTCAGGCAACTTTAAAGAAGTTTGATTTCATTGCCGGAGCAAGAGCCGAAAATTATGATATCACAGGAATTACACGCTTCTATGATAATAAAGGTATTTTAAATGAAAGTAATTTAAATCCATTCAAAAAATTTAAAGTTTTTCCAAATGCAAGTGTGCAGTATAATTTAATGAAACAACTTTTCATTAATTTAAACTATAACAAAAAAATCAGCCTGCCAAGTGTTTCGCTCTTAAACCCTAATAACAATACACTCACAACAGAAACACTTACATCAACTGGTAACCCCAATCTACAGCCAACAATTTTTGACAATGCGGAAATCAAAATCAGTGCATTTGATTATGCCTACATTGGCTATAACACAAGTTGGGTGAAAAATCAGATTGTTCAGAAAGTTTCGAGGGAAGGTAATTTAATCAGAAACGAACAGGTACAGGTTAACAGCATCAGAACACACAATTTCAATTTCGGAATGCCGATTCCGTTTATGCTTTTCACAACGCCTTTCAGCGAGCTGATGAAATTTAATGTAAATCCTGATAAAATGAACTTATTATATGTTTATGCAGGTTATCAGATTCAGGAAATGCCGGATATTAAATCAAAAGGTTTCTGGGTTTTCAGTTTAATGGGACAGTTTATTCTCCCAAAAGACATCAGACTTCAGGCAAATTATAACGTGATACCCAAGGGAGGAAATTTCTATTATTTTCAAATTGAGAAACCTTTGAATAATGCTTTTGATTTAACTGTATCAAAAAAGTTCATGGCGGATCGTCTTAATCTTTCGCTCTACGCTAGAGATATTTTTAATCAGAATAAAAGTGTCATTGTAGCAAATTCTTCAGGAGGGAAAGTCTTTACATCAAACAAATTCGACAGCCGAAGTTTCGGAATCACCGTAAATTATAAAATTCCAACCAAAAACAAATTGGCGAAAGAAGATCCGAACATGATCAAACAAACCACCCAAAGTGAAAACACAGGTGGAATCTTGCAACAATAA
- a CDS encoding T9SS type A sorting domain-containing protein: MKQFYQSLFLKRKSTKNYLKNAFAGLAFLFAGYNTVNAQVSAYSFARSSGTFTPITGTVLGTATGNTSATNLNSEVYPITIPFGFNFNDVSYTSLNVSSNGFVTFGTTPPLTSTTTPISGTVAYAGAVSAFGRDLVSLFDIAGVTGNISWDVVGTTPNREVVIQWKDFRPTNTTSTTAAYAFSFQIRLEETTNVIRMMYTNGSYLAGTTSYASTAQIGLRGSTNADFNNRINATTLEFINSTAGTANSSTQSFSTTNVIPGMPTTGLTYTWTPPTCYSPSGLALVSTTANTANTSWNATSSPPGNGYEVYYSTSSTVPTSSTVPQLQNITTTSTTIPSLLPSTIYYVWVRSNCGAGNVSVWSLQPLVMITQCQPPALISTAGSTVCPNQTATLSATTVSGAILTWYDAATVGNILTTGTTYTTPSLSATTNYWVAAASVGSDQFVGKDTPTATTGNSTFTNYGLVFDAYGPMTIKEVDVYPMHATNTTGTVTINLKNSAGTVLASQVANVNVSVAGVLNTITLNFDVPSAGNDYRLVVDAASGISNLRREISSGFAYPYTLPGVCSITAASFGVNPSASYYYYLYNWKVAGKCESARTLVTATVDTNCLSTSETTKKDAIKVYPNPFSEVVNINKPELVKMIQVSDLSGKLIKTINQPESVIRLNDLSAGMYLLQLDMKDGSKQTIKVIKK, from the coding sequence ATGAAGCAGTTTTACCAAAGTCTTTTTCTTAAAAGGAAATCAACGAAAAATTATCTGAAAAATGCCTTCGCAGGTCTGGCATTTTTGTTTGCAGGTTACAATACTGTAAATGCTCAAGTAAGTGCTTACAGCTTTGCACGGTCTTCTGGAACCTTTACACCTATTACGGGTACGGTTTTAGGGACTGCAACAGGAAATACTTCTGCCACAAATCTTAATAGTGAGGTTTATCCTATCACAATACCGTTTGGCTTTAATTTTAATGATGTTTCATATACATCACTTAATGTTTCCTCGAACGGTTTTGTTACTTTCGGCACAACACCACCTCTTACAAGTACTACAACACCCATATCTGGAACTGTTGCTTACGCTGGTGCTGTGTCTGCTTTTGGCAGGGATCTTGTCAGTCTTTTTGATATAGCTGGAGTTACAGGAAATATCAGTTGGGATGTTGTTGGTACAACTCCTAATAGAGAGGTTGTTATACAATGGAAAGATTTCAGACCAACGAATACTACAAGCACTACCGCTGCGTATGCTTTTTCATTTCAAATTCGCTTGGAAGAAACTACGAATGTTATTAGGATGATGTACACTAATGGCTCTTATTTGGCGGGTACTACATCTTATGCATCTACTGCACAGATAGGCTTGCGAGGTAGTACTAATGCAGATTTTAATAACAGAATCAATGCTACAACATTAGAGTTTATAAATTCTACTGCTGGTACAGCAAATAGCAGTACACAAAGTTTTAGCACAACTAATGTAATTCCAGGGATGCCTACCACTGGTTTAACTTATACTTGGACTCCGCCTACGTGTTATTCACCTTCTGGATTAGCACTTGTAAGCACAACAGCAAATACTGCGAATACATCTTGGAATGCAACTTCTTCTCCTCCAGGTAATGGTTATGAGGTTTATTACAGTACATCAAGTACAGTTCCGACCTCTTCAACAGTTCCACAATTGCAAAATATCACTACAACTTCCACTACTATACCTTCATTATTACCTTCAACGATTTATTATGTTTGGGTGAGATCAAACTGTGGTGCAGGTAATGTGAGTGTATGGTCTTTGCAGCCATTAGTTATGATTACACAATGTCAACCACCTGCGCTAATTTCTACTGCTGGATCAACGGTTTGTCCTAATCAAACTGCAACCTTATCAGCTACTACAGTTAGTGGTGCAATATTAACTTGGTATGATGCAGCAACTGTGGGTAATATTTTAACAACAGGCACTACTTATACAACGCCTTCATTATCTGCAACTACTAACTATTGGGTAGCAGCAGCTTCTGTGGGATCAGATCAATTTGTTGGAAAAGATACTCCTACTGCAACAACAGGAAATTCTACTTTTACAAATTATGGTTTGGTTTTCGATGCATACGGCCCGATGACGATTAAAGAAGTTGATGTATATCCCATGCATGCTACCAATACCACGGGTACAGTGACTATCAATTTAAAAAATTCAGCAGGGACAGTTTTAGCAAGTCAAGTTGCTAATGTAAATGTTTCTGTAGCGGGTGTCTTGAATACGATAACATTAAATTTTGATGTTCCTTCAGCGGGTAACGATTATCGCTTGGTGGTCGATGCGGCTTCGGGAATTAGTAATTTAAGAAGAGAAATTAGTAGTGGTTTTGCATATCCTTATACATTACCGGGTGTATGTAGTATTACTGCTGCAAGCTTTGGAGTAAATCCTAGTGCGAGTTACTATTACTATCTTTATAATTGGAAAGTTGCTGGAAAATGCGAATCTGCAAGAACATTGGTTACAGCTACGGTAGATACAAATTGTCTATCGACCTCAGAAACTACTAAGAAAGATGCAATAAAAGTATATCCAAACCCATTCTCAGAAGTGGTAAATATTAATAAACCAGAATTAGTGAAAATGATACAAGTTTCAGATCTTTCTGGTAAATTGATTAAGACAATCAATCAGCCAGAATCTGTAATAAGATTAAATGATCTTTCTGCGGGAATGTATTTACTGCAACTTGATATGAAAGATGGTTCTAAGCAAACCATTAAGGTAATTAAGAAATAA
- a CDS encoding sensor histidine kinase — protein sequence MKINKLLYLHIFFWTIYIIGSVLIPYFVFDSRATVFNITFFITSIICFYVNYFVVVPKFFDGNKIYKSVIVFFLSASCFVGVRYFMEEWLLPTFFGVRNYAEETQFIYYYFDNIFYSSTTIFISTTFWFFRYFIKTEVEKTELVKAKKNAELQALKTQINPHFIFNTLNNIYSLVYQNSDKALPAIEELGQLLRYSTKDLEKDFITLDKEIGYLDSLIALEKLRIKNPELLNVEKKLNHPMLNISPMILIPFVENAFKHGDFRNKGFEMKISDENKILHFYLLNFKKEKMKDIVSGIGIQNVKKRLEILYPKKYELKITETETDFTVDLKIDLKNEEN from the coding sequence ATGAAAATCAATAAACTTCTTTATCTGCATATTTTCTTTTGGACGATTTATATCATCGGCTCAGTTCTTATTCCTTATTTTGTTTTTGATTCCAGGGCTACTGTCTTTAATATTACTTTCTTTATCACAAGCATCATTTGTTTCTATGTAAATTATTTTGTGGTCGTTCCTAAGTTTTTTGACGGAAATAAAATTTATAAATCGGTGATTGTGTTTTTCCTAAGTGCAAGTTGTTTTGTCGGTGTCCGATATTTTATGGAAGAATGGCTTTTACCAACCTTTTTCGGGGTTAGAAATTACGCAGAAGAAACACAGTTTATTTATTATTATTTTGATAATATTTTTTACAGCAGCACAACAATTTTTATAAGTACTACGTTTTGGTTTTTCAGATATTTTATAAAAACAGAAGTAGAAAAAACGGAATTGGTGAAGGCTAAGAAAAATGCTGAATTGCAGGCTTTGAAAACTCAAATCAATCCGCATTTTATCTTTAATACTTTAAATAATATTTATTCTCTAGTTTACCAGAATTCAGATAAAGCGTTGCCTGCAATTGAAGAATTAGGGCAATTATTAAGATACAGCACAAAAGATCTTGAGAAAGATTTTATTACTTTAGATAAAGAAATCGGCTATCTCGACAGTTTAATAGCTTTAGAAAAACTAAGAATCAAAAATCCTGAATTATTGAATGTTGAAAAAAAACTAAATCATCCAATGCTGAATATTTCGCCTATGATTTTAATTCCGTTTGTTGAAAATGCTTTTAAGCATGGTGATTTTAGAAATAAAGGTTTTGAAATGAAAATTTCCGATGAGAATAAAATTCTGCATTTTTATCTTTTAAATTTTAAAAAAGAGAAAATGAAAGACATAGTTTCCGGAATCGGAATTCAGAATGTCAAAAAAAGACTTGAAATTTTGTATCCTAAAAAATATGAACTGAAAATTACAGAAACAGAAACAGATTTTACAGTAGATTTAAAGATTGATTTGAAGAATGAAGAAAATTAA